The sequence GGCCCCAGCACTAGCCCCACCCAGACCTGCCCTCACAAGACACACCCCCCGCAGGGCTAGTGCTTGGGTCAGAGACCAGGGAAGCAGCACATGGCGCTGGCAGGAGAAAGATGAGGCCAGGCTGATGGACAccgagctgggggtgggagtcccagcctgtggattctgggggctccagccctgatttgggtgggcctggatgatCACTGGGTGGGCCACAGCCCACCCATGGCTACACCCCTGCACTACACTAGCTGCATGCAGGCAGTCTCCTGGTCCAGTCTTAGGGTGAACTCCTggctccgttgaagtcaatggaggttttACCATTGccgtcagtggggccaggatttcactcttagtCTTGAAATGTTATTTGGCTACCAAGATCCTTGAGCTGTTTGGATCCAGTGCGCGCACACTGCACCCGTCAGGTTGCCGTACTAGTACATACTGTACCCGACACAGCCAGTGGGtgtgccctgccctgactctgcTGTTGTCTTTTCACATTGTCAGTCTCTCCTGGCTGCACCTGGGTCTGAACTCGGGGAGTAATTCCTAACTTACCACCTGGCTGTAGGATACTCTGATTCTGGGACACACACAAATACCGAGATTCACATCCCAAGGGAGTCACAATATTCACCAAGAGAGCATGTCTCCTTCTCTGACCCACACACAACGTACTTAGTGTGGTGTGAATTGATCAGCTGGAATCTCACGTTGGACTCAGAGATGACACCACACTTCAGGGGACAGCTCCAGTCAGAACCACCAGTGCCAGGAACTATCTAACACTAGGAGCTCCTGCACTGGATCCACGTGAACCAAGAAAGTTGCCACCTGCTGAGTAAGGATCAGGGGGAACTAAGGGAATTTACCAACAATAACCTGTTCCTGACCACCATGAACCCTGCTCTTCCATTGGCCAAACTCCCTCAAGGCAAACTTGCCTAAATCATTCATGACCCACCTGCTAAGTGCTTGTGCAGACACCATTCACTGACTTCCAGGCATTTAAGCCTTGATAAAGTGACTACAAACCTCAGCAGCCATTCCACCACCACACACAGAGACTATTTTCCCAATCAGTAATCTGCAGGAATTCCCTCGCTCACTCATTTACAGGGGCTGCTCGCAAGCCCCGCTGTCGAGCTCAGAGTGTTACAATCCTTATAGCACCTTCTATTTGTAGATTCAAAAGAATAAGTGTCTTCTGACAGATGTTGTTCCATTTAATACTGTGACACACTCTGATCACTGGCTTCTGCCTTCTTATTGAGAAACAGTCCATAATTTCATGCACACTCTGTATTATTTCTAGTGTATAACAGGGTGTGTTCTTCAGTGTGTTTCCCATCTCTCCTGAGCCCAGGTCTCTCTGAATCACTCAGACTGCTGAATGGAGAGAGCCGTTGCGACGGAAGAGTCGAGATTTCCCTCCGTGGTGTGTGGGGCAGAGTGCTGGATGACGAGTGGGACATGGACAATGCCAGTGTGGTGTGCAGGGAGCTCCAGTGTGGAGTCGCTGAGAAAGCTTATACCCCCCCTAAGTCTGAGCAAGGAATGGACCCTGTGGGGCTGAGAATGGTCCAGTGTGCAGGAAATGAGACTCGTCTGACTCTCTGTGACATCTCCACGTCTGAGACAGCCCAGGCAGGAATTGCTGAGGACGTCGGTGTCATTTGCTCAGGTGATTCATTTCCAAATCTCACAAACATTGTCTGTTCAGTAGGAAAATACATATTAACAGCTGGGATCTATCCCTGCAGGGAGCCGGCGGATCAGACTGGTGAATGGGACAGGTCGCTGTGCCGGGAGAGTGGAGATTTATTACAATGGCAGCTGGGGGACAGTCTGTGATGATTCCTGGGATCTGTCAGACTCCAATGTCATTTGCAAACAACTGGGATGTGGACATGCCATCAATGCAACTGTCTCTGCTCATTATGGGCAAGGATCCGGGCAGATCTGGCTGGACGATGTGAACTGCTCTGGGAACGAATCCGATCTCTGGGCATGTCCTTccgggggctggggccagcacaACTGCAGACACAAAGAGGACGCGGGAGTTCTCTGCTCAGGTCTGTTCTGGGAATGCTCACGTGAGCCTGGTTACCAGGGGATTAAATGGAGGGGGCAGATGTTTAAGGAGATTGCTGAGAATGACACTCTCCCTGACTGTCTCTGCCTCCCTTTCCCTTCTGTAACTACCTACCAGGGTCACCATTAGAAAGTCCTCAGCTCCCACCCAGAGGTGTTGGAGATATTGCAAGATTTCCCTTAGAATGCTAGAAGGCTGCATCTCAGGTATCTAAAGGAGATTGTATCATgaaaagcagtgactgaaaaggatGTAGGGTCCGAGTGGAGAaataactgaacatgagctcccagtgccgtGTGTGGCAAAACGGGGCTAATGCAaatcttggatgtataaacaggggagtagtgaggAGCAGTGAGGACTAGATTTTACTGTTGtatatggcactggtgagacaaatgctggaatactgtgtccagttctgatgtccacaaaaATTggagcagagaagagccacaaaagtgATCTGATGAATAAAAGCCTTACGGTGAGAGATTTCAGATGctgaatctgtttagcttatcaaaacgACCAAGAGGTAACTTGATTGCAGGGCATAAGTCTCTTCACAAGGAGAACATACCACTtcctaaagggctctttaatctaatgcagaaaggcagaacaagagtCGACGGCTAgaagctgaaaccagacaaattcagatcAGAAATAAGGCCCaggtttttaacagggagggtgattaaccatcgGAACAAACTACCAGGGAATGGTGCATTCtacatctcttgaagtcttcctgtctagactggatgcctttctggaagctaTGCTTACCTCAAACTCAAGTTATTAGGCTCTATGCAGCTGTTTTACAGAAGGTCAAATTATTTGATCTCATGATccctgtcacactgtctggagcgGCTCACGGCACTGAGTGCCCACCTCAGGGCAGATGGTGAGAAACAAGGCAATACCCCAAACTGCTGGTGTGTTCTATAagtagatttcaccaagccagtaacagatgtgaactcctggaccaatgttccctctactttttacatccatgtgtggaatgaattttgttctgtgcaccaGTCTAGAGGTGAAGtgtggtggggttggggctgaggggttcagagtgtgggaggcagctcagggctggggcagagggtggctgtgcacagggtgagggctctggctgggggtgcgagctctggggtggggccagggatgaggggtttgtagttctggctgccctggggctgcagtgggaagagaggactcccccaaggcctctcttgctgcagcagcctggggccaggggagaggcacctctccccactgcggcagctctggggctggggaagagtcGCCTCTCCAGTCTAGGCCCCTGTGGCTGCGTGCCTATGCGGCCTTTGATAGCCTTCTGTGCATCCATATAGCCACGTAGCTCAGAGGGAACTTAGTCCTGGATCACTGTATCtatcttaccatggagtcacagaccgtccccttagactctccagtctattgTCACCAAACAAACTGGACTTAGGGATAagtggtcacttacaccaaaaatcacatcacattcAGGTTTCTTCCAATCCCAAGAGACCAGCCACTTACTCAGATCACTTGGTACCctggatcttacaccaaagacaatgcctgtagccaatcctgtaataaactatatCCAGGTTTAttcactaggaaaaagaaataaaagggttGTTTACACGGTTAAAGCAAGCAATCACCTAcatacaaatgagttaccattTATATCCTCGGAGTGACAGAGCTGTAGTGATCTGTCAAGTCCAAATGTCCTTCAGCGCTGACCCAGGGGTAACCCCTTGGGGTCTCGGGCTTCAGTTTGGTTTCTTTAGCCCTGTCACagttcaaacagccaaaaagatGAAAAATCGTCccatctattatttttatttccctcttccagcctCCAAAGCAATGGGATAAGACCTTCTGCATGTACTACATGCAGGGGAGGGGCGGCGGGGATCATTCCCGTgcctgagttcacaagttcagagcaaacattttcagttataaagcaaaacttgcaTATGTTCTTGTAGCATGGACCACAGACGTTACCAGTGAGATTAACGCCCGCAGCAACTAaccagcatttcataaagtctaaacactcaATACATTCTTCCACGACTAATACCTGTTTTCAGCAAAACTAACACACATGTGACCCTGCCTGGTCTCCAGCTACGAGATTGTAACTTTTcagccaaggcctgcagcctgggcaagagctggcatctaGCCTGCCAATGTCACAATCCTTCCCAGCCTTCATCTATTACAATCTGTATGTAGCTGCTGCTAAATGGTGGCCTTCCAGAGATGCCCACTGTATTTCGAAGGGGCCTGTGGTGTCGAAAGAGTCTCTTACTCTTGGAGTGGTTCTCTAGCAGTTGCTCCTGCAGAATGATGCACAGGATCATTAGCAATCGCCGGGATTTCACTATTCACACCCCAGTTCATTTCAGAATCAAATGATTTAAATTCTCTTTTTCTGCATTTCCTTCTAGAGTTCACAGATCTGAGGCTGGTGAGCGACAGTGACTGTGCTGGGCGGCTGGAGGTTTTCTACAATGGGACGTGGGGCAGTGTTTGCTCCAATGCGATGTCTGGAGTCACCCCAGCAATTGTCTGCAAACAGCTGAACTGTGGGGACGGAGGGCAGATTGCAAGAGACTTTGAATATGGAGCAGGTTCTGGTCCCACGTGGCTGGACCACGTTGCATGCAGTGAGCAGCACAGCTCCTTCTGGCAGTGCCCATCAGAGCCCTGGGATCCAAAGTCGTGTGATAACCGAGCAGAAGAGACCCATATTTCTTGCATTGGTAATTCTGAAACTGCCTGCATGCGCGTATGCAAACCCACATGTAAACGATGAGTTTAATTAATTGAAAGGTTAGGATagaacttttgttgttgttcacaTCTCAGTGTAGGCAGATTTAAATTCTCAACACAAGATACAAACATATTTTCATGATGTTTTATAGGAACAAGCATTTGTCTGATTAACAACAAACATGGAAGttaatcaattaattttaaaagagacCGGTGTTGGACACTGCGATAAGGTAGTCTGAGAGCCAAGAAAAGCCTCTCCCTAGAGACCGACATTAGGCAGCTCTGTGGTTATTAATCCTTTTGGGATGAACAATCAGAGGTGGGCCCAGGCTGTGCAGTTTGGGTCAGAACTGGAATCCCCCATAAGTCTGGGTGCATGTCGGCCTCTGTGTCTAACAGCTGAATAGCAAATTAATTAGGTATTAAATGACCCAGAATTcacatttcagttttttttaatagatatttaagtcagaagggaccattatgatcatctagttcatACAGTGCTGAAATTAGGGGTTTAAAATACAGATAAATTCTACtcccacatcacacacacaacccagTGCATTCACCTCAGCTTTTTCTCTCcataggaaaaaaaccaaaaccaactcAGACCCTGTTTGCCGAATGCCCGAACTCTCCAAGCTGCACAGGTATTTCTGCTTCTCACTGTCTCCCTCTTGGTCCCTAAGTGTCCCAGTAATACGTGAGGTTTCTGCATTTCTAGACCAGGACAAGTTACGCGTCGTGGGAGGAGAGGACAGATGCTCGGGGAGAGTGGAGGTTTGGTACCGTGGCTTCTGGGGAACAGTTTGTGATGACTCCTGGGAGATGGCGGATGCTAACGTTGTGTGTAAACAACTGGGCTGTGGATCTGCTGTATTTGCCCCGGTCGAGGCTGCATTCGGCCAGGGGACTGGTCCCATCTGGGTGGAGACGCTGAATTGCAGAGGGACAGAGTCATCTCTCTGGGACTGTCCTGCCAAGCCCTGGGGTGAAAGCAACTGTGGTCATAAGGAAAATGCTGCCGTGAATTGCTCAGGTGAGTGACAGGAGATGTTTCTGCTACATGCTGTAATATTCAGGGAAAAGGATGGTTTAGCCCACCCACCCCCTTTGGTCGCAGACCAGGCCCTCCCATCTCCTGAGTGCCGGAGCATTCTGGATGTTGAGGGGTGGAACGTTTGTGGGGTCAGACTGGCTCAGGCATCAGCCCACATAGCCCCTGCATCCATcacaggccccactgtgctggttTGTTATGAGAGTCCTCATTGCTGCACAGAGCACAAGGGACTTGGGCCCTAAATCACTAACAAACAGGCCCAGTGCTGCTGTGAGGGAGTTTGTGGAGGTGACAGCTGGAGACAACCAGGGACTCTCAGAGGTGAGGATCCCCCCGGGAACAAACAAGTCACCTCCCCCTTGCTACAGGTTCGTGGGCTCCCAAGCTAATATCTCCCTGTCGCATGTTCATTTCCATCCAGCTCCCCCGCGCCGCCCTCCAACCGACAGTGGGAGAGTCACGGTGCCCGTGGTCATCAGCATTATCCTGggggccctgctctgcctggtctTAATCATCCTGGGGGCGCAGGTGCGAAGTGCCAGGGCACAGCGCAGAGGTGGGTCCTGATTGGTGTCACTGTGTGAAATGCTTCTgcaatagcaggggggctgcagggtgtcAGGGTGAGGGGCGATACCAGGCTGGGTGGGGTGGCCAAGGGTGCCTGTTAACTCCTCTCTCATTGAATATTTCATTAACTGTGTGGCAGTGGAACAGCCCAGCCATGAGATCTGGAGATGATACTGGCTAGGGACCTTTACGGTTTCAGAGAAACGGCATCTGTatccccctgcccaccctccgGTGATCCACTCCAGGAATGCCTACTCAGGCCTCCAGCCATTACCTTTCTCAGGGTGGGAAACCCCTGTCCCATCTCCTTGTGGCCAGGGGTTTTTAAGACTGCACAGCCCCCTGCCTTCCACTGTGATACCCCCAGCAAACCAGTCTGCCTacaggccagcccccatgctgTGCTTTCTCCCCAAGGGCTATGAgcagggcattgccagcagttacaagttaccacccAGCTCTCTCTCAGCAGATTACACCTTATTCTGAGGATAAAAGTgtgacagagaaaacattaaaaacaataaaaattccTCCACACTTGCTGAGCATACCAGAATTCACCCGTCTTCCTCATGGGCAGCCTGGTAGACCAACATCCCTCCAACGATTCAGTGTTGGGATCCCCATGGACAGAAGGTCCTGCCCATTTGCAGAATCAAAATGAAGGACCTGAGTCTTTTTAAACTCAGCCTTTCATATCAGAAGTCCTCCTTTGTCTCTTGGTCTCTGGTAACCCAGTTGGAACCAGTCTGTATAAACCACCCTGAAGGTTGTTACCTTTCTGGAG is a genomic window of Natator depressus isolate rNatDep1 chromosome 1, rNatDep2.hap1, whole genome shotgun sequence containing:
- the LOC141985920 gene encoding scavenger receptor cysteine-rich domain-containing protein SCART1-like; translated protein: MKDIAGHIELQLVGGDSACSGRVEVRHEDTWATICDAHFDLKAASVICNGLQCGTALSIPGGAHFREGHGPIRTEEFQCVGNESHVMYYPRISHRNQTCSHANDASVICSGHTGFRLVNGSTACSGRVEIQVLDAWGTLCDSRWDLPDANVLFHQLDCGFAVSAPGGGYFGKGTGSVWTDTFHYKGTETHLGHCSVTALGASQCSHDNDASVICSGLSESLRLLNGESRCDGRVEISLRGVWGRVLDDEWDMDNASVVCRELQCGVAEKAYTPPKSEQGMDPVGLRMVQCAGNETRLTLCDISTSETAQAGIAEDVGVICSGSGQIWLDDVNCSGNESDLWACPSGGWGQHNCRHKEDAGVLCSEFTDLRLVSDSDCAGRLEVFYNGTWGSVCSNAMSGVTPAIVCKQLNCGDGGQIARDFEYGAGSGPTWLDHVACSEQHSSFWQCPSEPWDPKSCDNRAEETHISCIGKKPKPTQTLFAECPNSPSCTDQDKLRVVGGEDRCSGRVEVWYRGFWGTVCDDSWEMADANVVCKQLGCGSAVFAPVEAAFGQGTGPIWVETLNCRGTESSLWDCPAKPWGESNCGHKENAAVNCSGEFVGSQANISLSHVHFHPAPPRRPPTDSGRVTVPVVISIILGALLCLVLIILGAQVRSARAQRRGSRRPLDPFSEAVYEEIDYNLMRKKQEMFSRSVSYSDDSVTKLQYYTGESEGKNDPGSEQEGVSPGGSQLDYDNVEEPALNDVPQTPDGRDAPALPGDVPGAVYNDAREACVPEGDPGLGQNDDKGTGASDRDAQTGQREEENSPKMTHADPGEKEREQGQQQVKVTE